A genomic window from Fusarium falciforme chromosome 2, complete sequence includes:
- a CDS encoding MFS domain-containing protein, with protein sequence MVPNNKSKEPDTRITVEEIPEEFDLERLGRQRPEAFKSTWTEVAFVASMVTSLAATEFFVGGFQILIPGISDALNIPQDSQTWLSSVITLVAGSFLFPCARLVDMFGGYLLFHVGILWVVAWSVITGFSKTFFMLVFCRAMQGLGAATFLPAGVSLIGRTYRPGPRKNLVFSLYGAMVPVMFFLGTMCGGMVQQYLTWGWYFWLITMILTPAVCVSLWASPRDYAEARKGGNTMDWWGIGTMVPGLLLVIYAITDSRRYGWTAPHIIATLVVGCAFLIAAIFVEGWVASAPLVPPEIFQVKGMKKMLGILSLKFGVYSVFLFYVNFYIKSVLGKDPMTASVWFAPWAAGGMILSISSGLLLHILSGQIILILCGVAKVIAILLFALMPNSPSYWAWVFPALMAEGACISVLSAIGNVFMTSTLPRHLLGLAGALIFVASYLASAFLLAIIAVVVGVFESKGWDLKAQHKGVFWIAFGLACLALILDFFIKLPKAGCEDVEKPTSKKADLESDLSETESPSVFATPSDQLSINEEAVNERDEEGRKGTDTFEKKDVEVEIKVVRIHDVLKDFV encoded by the exons ATGGTACCCAACAACAAGTCCAAAGAGCCAGACACTCGGATCACCGTTGAGGAGATCCCAGAAGAGTTCGACCTTGAGAGGTTGGGACGACAGCGGCCTGAAGCATTCAAGTCAACATGGACTGAGGTGGCATTTGTCGCGTCCATGGTGACATCTCTTGCTGCCACG GAATTCTTTGTCGGCGGCTTCCAGATTCTTATTCCCGGGATCTCTGATGCCTTGAACATCCCCCAGGATTCTCAGACATGGCTCTCCAGCGTCATCACTCTGGTGGCCGGCTCGTTCCTGTTCCCCTGCGCTAGGTTGGTCGACATGTTTGGCGGCTATCTGCTCTTCCACGTGGGCATTTTATGGGTTGTCGCCTGGTCTGTCATCACAGGCTTTAGCAAGACCTTCTTCATGCTTGTCTTCTGCCGCGCGATGCAGGGTCTCGGAGCCGCAACCTTTCTGCCCGCCGGCGTCTCCTTGATCGGACGCACCTATCGCCCAGGTCCCCGGAAGAATCTCGTGTTCAGCCTCTATGGTGCAATGGTTCCGGTCATGTTCTTCCTTGGGACCATGTGCGGAGGCATGGTTCAGCAGTACCTCACCTGGGGCTGGTACTTTTGGCTGATTACCATGATCTTGACTCCCGCCGTTTGTGTCTCGCTTTGGGCATCACCCCGGGACTATGCTGAGGCTAGGAAGGGAGGAAATACCATGGACTGGTGGGGTATCGGCACCATGGTTCCTGGTCTTCTTCTGGTCATCTACGCCATCACGGATAGTCGTCGCTATGGCTGGACCGCACCGCACATCATCGCAACTCTCGTCGTCGGCTGCGCATTTCTTATTGCGGCCATCTTTGTGGAGGGTTGGGTGGCTTCTGCGCCGCTGGTCCCACCGGAGATCTTCCAGGTCAAGGGCATGAAGAAGATGCTGGGcatcttgtccttgaagTTTGGTGTTTACTCGGTGTTTCTCTTCTATGTCAACTTTTA TATCAAGTCTGTTCTCGGAAAGGACCCCATGACTGCCTCAGTGTGGTTTGCCCCATGGGCTGCTGGTGGCATGATCTTGTCCATCTCTAGtggtctcctcctccacatcCTCTCAGGCcagatcatcctcatcctttgTGGAGTGGCCAaggtcatcgccatcttGCTTTTCGCCCTCATGCCCAACAGCCCCAGCTACTGGGCTTGGGTATTCCCAGCCCTCATGGCCGAGGGAGCATGCATCTCAGTCCTTTCAGCAATCGGCAACGTCTTCATGACCTCGACCCTACCGCGCCATCTCCTTGGCTTGGCCGGCGCCTTGATCTTTGTTGCTTCATACCTTGCCAGCGCATTCCTTCTTGCCATCATCGCTGTGGTGGTTGGTGTGTTTGAATCAAAGGGTTGGGATCTGAAGGCTCAACACAAGGGCGTCTTTTGGATTGCTTTCGGCCTTGCGTGCCTGGCCCTCATTCTGGATTTCTTCATCAAGCTGCCCAAGGCTGGCTGCGAAGATGTCGAGAAACCCACATCCAAGAAGGCCGATCTAGAGTCTGATCTCTCTGAGACTGAGAGCCCTTCTGTTTTCGCCACACCCTCGGATCAGTTGAGCATTAACGAGGAGGCTGTCAACGAGCGAGACGAAGAGGGGCGAAAGGGTACCGACACGTTTGAAAAGAAGGATGTAGAGGTGGAGATAAAAGTTGTTCGCATTCATGATGTTCTCAAGGATTTTGTTTAG
- a CDS encoding Protein kinase domain-containing protein, translating into MPPGEPPHPQALFSLVPANERAKSILTYRDNDHLVSSFRPYPNNPTVVVQGLDVGFHVRSAAGCTLAIIGRKGDIQLNDLDISPYHCSFELHEHNRGEVMLQDRSLDNSTQLFGPAAMPFKPGHPHRRVLVDQNINLLFGIGGAACDLYQFEIHWHGRDESMVRQCIDTRLGNPSHARTISYEPPTSVSCLPFGRIRYSKRERLGSGTFGEVWKVANADTGAQLAVKRIKTPRSDSYQSFSLKREVDMLSRVSHTNIIKYITSQSADDGHFDIFMELKSGSVQYLITEDQLFARSTDSAYSLLFQMLQALDCLANVGMIHRDVKPENILFTPLSDGQYLYQLADFGLANLAVNAQTYAGTKPYMAPEVYQGSRQPQTVKMDIWSLFVTLAYAMNAAGFQRKPRHSREQVFKAVWEAANWVRLRQFREMAIEDPDYRATAGDMLDKAFFGEGRTTS; encoded by the exons ATGCCTCCCGGCGAACCCCCCCATCCCCAAGCTTTGTTTTCGCTCGTGCCCGCGAATGAACGAGCCAAAAGCATTCTCACGTACCGAGACAATGACCATCTCGTCTCTTCTTTCCGTCCTTACCCGAACAACCCGACTGTTGTGGTTCAGGGGCTAGATGTCGGTTTTCATGTCAGATCAGCGGCAGGTTGCACTCTTGCCATTATCGGTCGCAAAGGCGATATACAACTCAATGATCTCGATATCTCGCCCTACCATTGCTCTTTCGAGCTTCATGAGCACAACAGGGGGGAGGTAATGCTCCAAGACCGATCCCTGGACAACTCGACCCAGCTTTTCGGGCCGGCAGCGATGCCCTTCAAGCCAGGACACCCTCACCGCAGAGTCCTTGTTGACCAGAATATCAATCTGCTGTTTGGTATTGGTGGAGCGGCTTGCGATCTGTATCAATTCGAAATTCATTGGCATGGCCGTGACGAGAGCATGGTCCGCCAGTGTATCGACACCAGACTAGGCAATCCCTCCCATGCTCGCACCATCTCATACGAGCCGCCGACTTCCGTGTCATGTCTCCCGTTTGGCCGGATTAGATACTCGAAACGAGAGAGGCTTGGAAGTGGAACATTTGGCGAGGTTTGGAAGGTCGCCAACGCCGATACTGGCGCACAACTGGCTGTCAAACGGATCAAGACGCCTCGGAGTGATTCTTACCAAAGCTTCTCACTGAAGCGAGAAGTCGACATGCTGTCTCGCGTTTCCCAT ACAAACATCATAAAATACATCACGTCCCAATCCGCAGACGACGGGCATTTCGACATTTTTATGGAACTCAAATCCGGAAGCGTCCAATACCTGATAACAGAGGACCAACTCTTTGCAAGAAGCACAGATTCCGCCTATTCACTCCTCTTCCAGATGCTTCAGGCGCTTGACTGCCTCGCCAACGTAGGCATGATTCACCGGGACGTCAAACCTGAGAACATTCTCTTTACACCGTTATCGGATGGGCAATATCTATACCAGCTTGCAGATTTTGGCCTCGCCAACCTAGCGGTCAACGCCCAAACGTATGCTGGTACCAAACCGTACATGGCGCCTGAAGTATATCAGGGCTCGAGGCAGCCCCAGACGGTCAAGATGGACATCTGGTCCCTCTTTGTTACTCTAGCGTATGCCATGAATGCGGCCGGCTTTCAGAGGAAGCCAAGGCACAGTCGTGAGCAAGTATTCAAGGCAGTCTGGGAGGCGGCCAACTGGGTGAGGCTCCGACAGTTCCGAGAGATGGCAATTGAGGACCCCGACTATCGAGCGACAGCAGGAGACATGCTGGACAAGGCTTTCTTTGGAGAGGGTCGTACAACTTCCTGA
- a CDS encoding Importin N-terminal domain-containing protein → MEDQLVQLLANTQLSEQGPRQQAEIELKRARSNPAFPLSLANIASHTSIDTSIRQSALSNLRIFIEKNWSDDEADDEPALPIADDVRGQLKQVLLDLCLSPEGDRKVKLAASYAAGKIAVHDFPEQWPNLLPTILAVIPTGTDAQLHGALRVLSDLIDESLSEDQFFSMARDITKVLTQVALDENRKPMLRALAISTFRGCFDLMNMIKEDHAKEVKAFADELLTEWNPFFITVLASRLPEADLTQGSQPDSWNSIIALKLQVVKTLLRIRRVFPNLLLPQCTTFFRAVWEELTLMQVPHEQLYINQDAQGRLEDSDSLPYTLDFLVLEELDFLNQCFRAPPVQAELDGQLQGHASAHEVPWMMEIMKMLVGYSRVTREEEDLWDIDCSLYLAEETSVTANYTARTAAGDLLIKMGEWFDQKTIDGLFGYTKTLFTGEGSWRSQEAALYLFVMLASDFHDMQKPISNQVAHAYLELVNYAINRPQEPLLGARGYLVAGVLCKFFETPVELLDRIITCITREESEVVQVACVKAAEGLTRAGRVTPDRQIPIINSIQTYMNNKDPSDMEDADELLYTLAEALRAAIKIDTRIALSNDVQSVDLLFRLAQLGASNFQVTMIVSEAFEEIVGTLSNPESYAALCSKILPTLTGAFDVANLTEDNPLVTVAVELLAVLAEHGSEPLPPGFVAATFPKLNRLLMESTEGEVLRPGCETVKWILQHDHQQVFNWQDGNGRSGLEVCLHIIDRLLGSSIEDNSASEVGGLAAELVEKAGQERLGPFLPQLLQAVANRLATAEAAAFIQSLILVFARLTLSGASDVVDFLSQIQINGESGLQVVLAKWLENSVNFAGYDEIRQNVIALSKLYSLNDARLAQTNVKGDLIVNANDGRIKTRSRAKQSMYSSTRDFSTASILDTLYLQYMEAQDANQPPPSADPDQYTIVPASLKIIKVLIEELISASGQRAASNAAAAAMAAARYDDELSDDEGWEDDDGTLDLSLGTTKAELMSFSEVGQRQRDDETQAYLADFFLRCGRENTANFQDWYNMLTEDEKTKLNEVAAGH, encoded by the exons ATGGAGGACCAGCTGGTTCAGCTCCTTGCCAACACCCAGCTGTCTGAGCAGGGTCCCAGACAGCAGGCCGAGATCGAGCTCAAGCGCGCCCGCTCCAATCCCGCCTTTCCCCTGTCCCTCGCCAACATTGCCTCCCACACCTCGATCGATACAAGCATTCGCCAATCTGCCCTTAGTAATTTGCGGATTTTCATCGAGAAGAACTGGAGCGACGATGAGGCCGATGACGAGCCTGCACTCCCTATCGCTGATGATGTCCGGGGCCAGTTGAAGCAGGTCCTGCTCGACCTTTGCTTGAGTCCTGAGGGTGACCGCAAAGTTAAGCTCGCTGCGAG TTACGCTGCAGGCAAGATTGCCGTGCACGACTTCCCCGAACAGTGGCCCAACCTCCTTCCCACTATCCTCGCTGTCATCCCCACGGGTACCGATGCCCAGCTCCACGGTGCATTGAGAGTCCTCAGTGACCTCATTGACGAGAGTCTCAGCGAAGACCAGTTTTTCTCAATGGCTCGTGACATCACCAAGGTCCTGACTCAGGTCGCTCTCGACGAAAACCGAAAGCCCATGCTTCGAGCCCTTGCTATTTCTACTTTCCGAGGATGCTTCGACCTTATGAACATGATCAAGGAGGACCACgccaaggaggtcaaggcatTTGCTGACGAGCTTCTGACCGAGTGGAACCCCTTTTTCATTACCGTTCTGGCAAGCCGCCTGCCTGAGGCCGACCTAACCCAGGGCTCTCAACCTGATAGCTGGAACAGCATCATTGCGCTCAAGCTTCAAGTTGTCAAGACCCTGCTGAGAATCCGACGCGTTTTCcccaacctcctccttcccCAGTGCACCACCTTCTTCCGCGCTGTTTGGGAGGAGCTTACTTTGATGCAAGTACCCCACGAGCAGCTTTATATCAACCAGGATGCACAAGGACGACTGGAGGACTCGGACAGTCTCCCCTATACTCTGGACTTCCTCGTCCTGGAAGAGCTGGATTTCTTGAACCAGTGCTTCAGAGCTCCTCCCGTCCAGGCTGAGCTTGACGGGCAGCTCCAAGGCCACGCTTCGGCCCACGAGGTGCcctggatgatggagatcATGAAGATGCTCGTTGGTTACTCACGTGTCACtcgggaagaggaggatctgTGGGATATTGACTGCTCCCTGTACCTTGCCGAGGAGACATCTGTCACTGCCAACTACACTGCACGAACTGCGGCTGGTGATCTCCTTATCAAGATGGGAGAGTGGTTTGACCAGAAGACGATTGATGGTCTATTCGGCTACACCAAGACCCTATTTACCGGCGAAGGCTCATGGCGCAGCCAGGAGGCGGCCCTCTATCTGTTTGTCATGTTGGCTAGCGACTTCCATGACATGCAGAAGCCTATTTCTAACCAGGTCGCTCATGCGTACTTGGAGTTGGTAAACTATGCCATCAATAGACCCCAGGAGCCTCTCCTCGGTGCCAGAGGATATTTGGTCGCCGGCGTCCTCTGCAAGTTTTTCGAGACCCCCGTGGAGCTCTTGGACCGTATCATCACTTGCATCACCCGCGAGGAGTCCGAGGTCGTTCAGGTCGCCTGTGTCAAGGCCGCTGAAGGGTTGACTAGAGCCGGACGCGTCACTCCCGACAGACAGATTCCTATCATCAATTCTATCCAGACCTACATGAACAACAAGGATCCTAGCGACATGGAGGATGCGGATGAGCTTTTGTACACACTCGCCGAGGCTCTTCGCGCCGCTATCAAGATCGACACGCGCATCGCTCTCTCCAACGATGTGCAGTCCGTTGACCTCCTTTTCAGACTCGCCCAGTTGGGAGCTAGCAACTTCCAGGTTACCATGATTGTCTCTGAGGCGTTTGAGGAGATTGTTGGCACCCTTTCCAACCCCGAGTCCTACGCCGCTCTGTGCAGCAAGATCCTGCCTACCCTTACCGGGGCCTTTGATGTTGCTAACCTTACTGAGGACAACCCTCTGGTTACG GTCGCTGTTGAGTTGCTGGCTGTCTTGGCTGAGCATGGATCTGAGCCCCTCCCCCCTGGCTTCGTCGCTGCTACGTTCCCCAAGCTGAACCGCCTTCTGATGGAGTCCACGGAAGGCGAGGTTCTTCGACCTGGCTGTGAGACTGTCAAGTGGATCCTGCAGCACGATCATCAGCAAGTTTTCAACTGGCAGGATGGCAATGGCCGTTCTGGCCTCGAAGTCTGCCTGCACATCATTGACCGACTGCTTGGTTCTTCGATCGAGGATAACTCTGCTTCTGAGGTTGGTGGCTTGGCTGCCGAGCTGGTTGAGAAGGCTGGTCAAGAGCGCCTGGGGCCATTCCTCCCTCAGCTCCTCCAGGCTGTTGCCAACCGACTTGCTACGGCTGAAGCTGCAGCATTCATCCAGTCCCTTATCCTTGTCTTTGCCCGCCTGACCCTCTCCGGCGCCAGCGACGTTGTTGACTTCCTGAGCCAGATCCAGATTAATGGTGAAAGCGGTCTGCAGGTTGTTCTCGCCAAGTGGCTCGAGAACTCGGTCAACTTTGCTGGTTACGACGAGATCCGACAAAA TGTGATTGCCCTGTCAAAGCTCTACTCCCTCAACGATGCCCGCCTGGCACAGACCAATGTGAAGGGCGACTTGATTGTCAATGCCAACGACGGTCGTATCAAGACGCGCTCGCGTGCTAAGCAGAGTATGTACTCATCGACTCGAGACTTTTCCACTGCCTCCATTCTAGATACTCTCTACCTCCAATACATGGAAGCTCAAGACGCTAATCAACCGCCACCGTCAGCAGACCCTGATCAGTACACGATTGTTCCCGCTTCGCTCAAGATTATCAAGGTTCTCATTGAGGAGCTTATTTCTGCATCTGGCCAGCGGGCTGCTTCAAATGCGGCCGCGgcggccatggctgctgccAGATATGACGACGAActgagcgacgacgagggctgggaggatgatgatggaacaCTCGACCTGAGTCTCGGTACCACCAAGGCCGAACTCATGTCGTTCAGCGAGGTTGGCCAGCGACAGCGAGATGACGAGACCCAGGCTTACCTGGCCGACTTCTTCCTTCGCTGTGGCCGGGAGAACACTGCCAACTTCCAGGATTGGTACAACATGCTGACGGAGGACGAGAAGACTAAGCTGAACGAGGTAGCGGCAGGGCATTAG
- a CDS encoding HORMA domain-containing protein has protein sequence MSTTNPGPSIPSSQAANLLSSFMTFLTLALHTLLYHRALYPAATFLTARALNLPVHQSRHPGLCTWINDSVAAVSAQLRRGTVRRIAITMHAAKSFDVLERWVFDVEAFPAWGDAGMEEEQEEQAFLAAGVEVEEDDESVNWTDVNEALRGALRRVAHAAEMMPPLPAGSTFTLAVELRDEAAAPTSHPQHWIPSQPNLQPPTDTSLNQGSSLGGQNTTPIRSVQAGPLFFECWIEQSASSS, from the exons aTGTCGACGACAAACCCCGGCCCGTCAATCCCCTCCTCCCAGGCGGCTAatcttctctcctccttcaTGACATTTCTCACTCTAGCCCTCCACACACTCCTGTACCACCGGGCCCTCTACCCAGCGGCAACCTTTCTCACCGCTCGCGCCCTCAACCTCCCTGTCCACCAATCTCGACACCCAGGCCTCTGCACATGGATAAATGACTCTGTAGCCGCAGTATCAGCCCAGCTAAGAAGAGGCACCGTCCGCCGCATAGCAATCACAATGCACGCCGCAAAGTCGTTTGACGTCCTGGAGCGCTGGGTCTTTGACGTAGAAGCCTTTCCCGCCTGGGGCGACGCAGGGATGGAAGAGGAGCAAGAAGAGCAGGCATTCCTTGCTGCTGGTGTTGaggtggaagaggatgacgagagTGTGAATTGGACTGATGTGAACGAGGCGTTGAGGGGGGCGCTTCGTCGTGTTGCTCATGCGGCTGAGATGATGCCTCCTCTTCCGGCGGGGAGCACGTTTACGCTTGCTGTTGAGTTGCGTGATGAGGCAGCCGCACCTACAAGC CATCCACAACATTGGATCCCCTCTCAACCCAATCTTCAGCCACCAACCGACACGTCTCTTAACCAGGGCTCTTCACTCGGGGGCCAAAACACAACACCCATACGTTCAGTACAAGCTGGTCCCCTATTCTTTGAATGCTGGATAGAGCAAAGCGCGTCCTCGTCATGA